One genomic segment of Blastopirellula marina includes these proteins:
- a CDS encoding glutaredoxin family protein translates to MSDVSPPQYDAQVVLYTRQGCHCCENAEAVVRKFVSDITRVDIDSDPELLQKFNTLVPVVEINGKVRFRGKVSPMLLERTLAAEARQAAGPAS, encoded by the coding sequence GTGAGCGACGTTTCCCCTCCACAATACGATGCTCAGGTTGTCCTCTACACGCGGCAAGGGTGTCATTGCTGCGAAAATGCCGAAGCCGTGGTCCGCAAGTTCGTGTCGGACATTACCCGGGTCGATATCGACAGCGATCCGGAACTGTTACAGAAATTTAATACGCTTGTGCCCGTGGTCGAAATAAATGGCAAAGTTCGCTTTCGCGGCAAAGTCTCGCCGATGCTGCTCGAGCGAACCTTGGCTGCCGAAGCCAGGCAAGCTGCTGGGCCGGCGTCGTAA
- the thiO gene encoding glycine oxidase ThiO: MPSLATTRPDFLIVGGGVIGLSLAYELAGKGHQVLLVEKGPLGREASWAGAGLLPPANEKEAWDPQEQLRGLSHRLFPEWSARLKAETQIDNQFEITGGLYLARDPGEAASLRMACVHYEEEGVEVQRLDPQQLAEHFPHLQTSQSIRDAVFLPGEAVVRNPRHLQALVQGCRNRGVQFLENTEVARWRFQDTQLTAVEIDGQEISPGACCLATGAWSQLLTDQVLDRGNFSGRIQRPEIEPIRGQLVLLDAGGRFFTSPINEGVRYIVPRRDGLVLVGATVEEVGFDKSNTPEAIEDLTQFARQWVPKLAEAKQVKAWSGLRPASVDRIPYLGQLPGMANIYLAAGHYRSGLHLSPATATVMSQLMCGETPQIDLHPFRVNRA; the protein is encoded by the coding sequence TTGCCCTCGCTTGCTACGACTCGCCCTGATTTCCTGATTGTCGGAGGAGGGGTGATCGGACTTTCCCTTGCCTATGAACTGGCCGGCAAAGGACACCAGGTACTGCTGGTGGAAAAGGGACCGTTGGGGCGCGAGGCTTCCTGGGCCGGAGCTGGCTTGCTACCACCAGCCAACGAGAAAGAGGCCTGGGATCCTCAGGAACAGCTACGCGGACTAAGCCATCGGCTGTTCCCTGAATGGTCGGCCCGCCTTAAAGCCGAAACACAGATCGATAACCAGTTCGAGATCACCGGCGGGCTTTACCTGGCTCGCGATCCTGGTGAGGCCGCTTCGCTGCGGATGGCCTGCGTGCATTACGAAGAGGAAGGGGTCGAAGTCCAGCGGCTCGATCCCCAGCAACTCGCCGAACATTTCCCCCATTTGCAGACAAGCCAATCGATTCGAGACGCTGTCTTTCTGCCAGGGGAAGCGGTCGTGCGAAACCCGCGTCACCTCCAGGCCCTGGTCCAGGGCTGCCGCAACCGAGGTGTTCAGTTTCTCGAGAACACCGAGGTCGCACGCTGGCGATTTCAAGACACGCAGCTCACGGCGGTCGAGATCGACGGCCAAGAGATCTCGCCGGGGGCCTGCTGCCTGGCGACGGGGGCCTGGTCGCAGCTATTGACCGATCAGGTGCTCGACCGGGGGAACTTTTCAGGTCGCATCCAACGCCCCGAGATCGAGCCGATCCGCGGGCAGCTAGTCCTGCTCGATGCCGGAGGGAGGTTCTTTACCTCGCCGATCAATGAAGGGGTGCGTTACATCGTGCCGCGCCGAGACGGACTCGTCTTGGTCGGAGCGACGGTCGAAGAGGTTGGTTTCGATAAATCGAATACGCCTGAAGCGATCGAAGATCTCACGCAGTTCGCGCGGCAGTGGGTGCCGAAGCTGGCCGAGGCGAAGCAGGTCAAAGCGTGGTCGGGGCTGCGTCCGGCCAGTGTCGATCGTATTCCGTACCTGGGGCAGCTTCCCGGGATGGCCAATATTTACTTAGCGGCCGGGCACTATCGCAGCGGTCTGCATCTTTCGCCAGCGACGGCTACGGTGATGAGCCAGTTGATGTGCGGCGAGACCCCCCAAATCGATCTGCATCCCTTCCGCGTCAATCGAGCTTAA
- a CDS encoding chemotaxis response regulator protein-glutamate methylesterase, which yields MEIKPQTWGGMMVQRTLRVLVVDDSKLIQTLISDLLEETPDIEVIATAADGHEAVRLARSLKPDVITLDVQMPKMDGLETLDAILAEQLIPVIMVSATTQLGGQITLEALDRGAIDYIAKPEGLKEAETTLRTELVRRIRMVSNTDVQKVLTMRRERAQKRKERREKLGLSNDSKIIPKPILTEKLPVSDKCIALGISTGGPPALAAMFEILPDTLPPIVIVQHMPANFTEAFAGRLNSLSRVRVKEAETGDVLQPGHAYLAPGGKHLEVVRSGTQGGKLLVRDGDFVSGHRPSVDVMMSSAVKVYKDRLLGVIMTGMGRDGSDGCGEIRAAGGYVLGQDEATSDVYGMNKVAFLEGNVDRQFSLDEAAATVTAQVRRLWGTATVS from the coding sequence ATGGAAATAAAACCACAGACTTGGGGCGGGATGATGGTCCAACGCACACTACGAGTACTCGTAGTCGATGACTCGAAATTGATCCAGACCTTGATCTCGGATCTGCTGGAAGAAACGCCTGACATCGAGGTGATTGCCACGGCTGCCGATGGACACGAGGCCGTTCGACTTGCGCGCTCCTTGAAGCCAGATGTCATTACGCTCGATGTCCAGATGCCCAAGATGGACGGACTGGAAACGCTCGATGCCATTCTGGCCGAGCAGTTGATCCCGGTCATCATGGTGAGCGCCACCACGCAGTTGGGTGGACAGATCACGCTGGAAGCACTCGACCGTGGGGCGATTGACTACATCGCCAAGCCCGAAGGTCTCAAAGAAGCCGAGACCACCCTGCGGACCGAACTGGTCCGCCGCATTCGCATGGTCAGCAATACGGACGTCCAGAAAGTGCTCACCATGCGCCGCGAGCGTGCGCAGAAGAGAAAAGAGCGTCGCGAAAAGCTTGGTCTGTCGAACGATTCAAAGATCATACCCAAGCCCATTTTGACCGAAAAGCTACCCGTATCCGACAAATGCATCGCACTGGGCATCTCGACCGGCGGCCCGCCTGCGTTGGCTGCGATGTTCGAGATCCTGCCCGATACGTTGCCGCCGATTGTGATCGTGCAGCACATGCCGGCCAACTTCACCGAGGCATTCGCTGGGCGACTCAATAGCCTCTCAAGGGTTCGTGTCAAAGAAGCCGAGACCGGCGACGTGCTTCAGCCAGGGCATGCCTATCTGGCCCCCGGTGGTAAGCACCTGGAAGTGGTTCGCAGCGGCACCCAAGGAGGCAAGCTTTTGGTGCGTGATGGGGACTTTGTCAGTGGTCACCGCCCTTCGGTCGACGTGATGATGTCGTCGGCGGTGAAGGTTTATAAAGACCGACTACTGGGAGTCATCATGACCGGCATGGGGCGTGACGGCTCGGATGGCTGCGGAGAAATCCGAGCGGCCGGCGGCTACGTGCTGGGGCAGGATGAAGCGACTTCCGACGTATACGGCATGAACAAGGTCGCCTTCCTGGAAGGGAACGTCGATCGTCAGTTTTCGCTGGACGAAGCCGCCGCGACCGTCACCGCCCAGGTTCGACGGCTGTGGGGTACCGCCACGGTTAGCTAG
- a CDS encoding NAD(P)-binding domain-containing protein, which yields MAVESPAHIVIVGAGSIGIEAALYARFLGYQVTLLDSGDVGAHLRKWAHVRMFTPFRANCTKLGRSALAAQYPDLSFPLADQHVTAGQYLEQYLLPLAKTDLVADCLKPHHTVISIARSSQTKAENYGLPARSETPLVTLARDQDGHEHVFESDIVLDCSGVGGQPNFIGGGGSPAVGELAARSHFETGLVDAHGSDSNRYANQQILVIGAGHSAATNICQLGLLARETLETHVTWVTRDGKAEGQNGPVPVIEDDPLPQRKRVASEANQLLIDENGHLDHWPETTVKSLHYEPQNDHFHVTLEGKHSGVHTFDRIVANVGFRPNLEMLHELQLDLCPNTEGTKGLIQPEPNFYILGSKSFGRDSSYLLSDGFDQIRRVFAIIGDRENLDLYAEPPGPSNMA from the coding sequence ATGGCAGTCGAATCGCCAGCCCATATCGTGATTGTTGGTGCCGGATCGATTGGCATCGAAGCCGCGTTGTATGCCCGCTTTCTCGGGTACCAGGTAACCCTCCTCGATTCTGGCGATGTCGGGGCTCACTTGCGGAAGTGGGCACACGTCCGCATGTTCACTCCGTTTCGGGCGAATTGCACCAAGTTGGGCAGGTCTGCCCTGGCAGCTCAGTACCCAGATCTTTCGTTCCCGCTGGCCGATCAGCACGTGACCGCCGGGCAGTATCTAGAGCAGTACCTGCTGCCGCTGGCCAAAACCGACCTGGTGGCGGACTGCTTGAAGCCGCATCACACGGTGATTTCGATCGCGCGAAGCTCGCAGACCAAAGCAGAAAACTACGGCCTGCCGGCCCGCAGCGAGACCCCTTTGGTGACCCTGGCCCGCGATCAGGACGGGCACGAACACGTCTTTGAAAGCGACATCGTCCTCGATTGCAGCGGTGTCGGGGGTCAGCCCAATTTCATCGGCGGCGGGGGGAGTCCCGCGGTCGGCGAACTGGCAGCCAGGTCCCACTTCGAAACCGGCCTGGTCGATGCCCACGGCAGCGACTCGAATCGCTATGCCAATCAGCAGATCCTGGTGATCGGGGCAGGGCACTCCGCGGCAACCAATATCTGCCAGCTCGGCTTATTGGCCCGCGAAACCCTGGAAACGCACGTGACCTGGGTGACCCGCGATGGCAAAGCCGAGGGGCAAAATGGCCCGGTACCGGTGATCGAAGACGACCCGCTACCCCAGCGCAAGCGTGTTGCCAGTGAAGCGAATCAGCTCTTGATCGACGAGAACGGCCACCTCGACCATTGGCCTGAAACGACCGTGAAATCGCTGCACTACGAACCACAGAACGATCACTTCCACGTGACGCTGGAAGGGAAACACTCCGGCGTGCATACGTTCGACCGCATTGTGGCCAATGTCGGCTTCCGACCGAATCTCGAGATGCTGCACGAACTGCAACTCGATCTATGCCCCAATACCGAAGGGACCAAGGGCCTGATTCAGCCGGAGCCCAATTTCTACATCCTCGGCTCGAAGAGCTTCGGCCGCGATTCGAGCTACCTGCTGTCGGACGGCTTCGATCAAATCCGCCGCGTCTTTGCCATCATCGGCGATCGAGAGAACCTTGACCTCTACGCCGAACCCCCAGGCCCCTCGAACATGGCCTAG
- a CDS encoding glycosyltransferase family 39 protein, translating into MNTNELNPSPALPSWKTSALLGVGTALLAVVLRWPAIGESLWVDELHTAWVVSDGIADVPYRAEMGNQASFYFLIVWLWTQLTGLHEWSLRLPSLVGGVLCAGLIAAIAHRWTRDVWVAAAAGIIAAMDIDWIFFATEARVYALVQVMAVVQVLLAWQLLQHDRRNDWIWLVVVTVASFYLHYSTILFSFCLAGMIVALADNQRKRQHLLIAAGCAMMLIVIVLPVLAGIFQRRENWAQFITATSRNEWTRWGTALAALVPFVLLTAMYVRHWSAEARRAVLIGGMVFVPIATAWLTTATGVAALFFGRYLISSETLIPLLLVSLAALVPASKWRMGGLVLAVVIAFGLRAPQYLGPMRGEDWRTITQAASRELESNPQPTDVLISAGLIETDILARPPKRLMLFMHVWESYARLPIESIYALPEHEGDHFGLTYTNPGKATPEYRRDSQADRPIVLIVRGTQPVADQVVQNFLNSMPDRQYVVTTPETQTARVQWRVLLPRDQAAQTEP; encoded by the coding sequence GTGAATACCAACGAGCTTAACCCGTCCCCTGCCCTGCCATCTTGGAAGACCAGTGCGCTATTGGGCGTAGGCACTGCGCTGTTGGCTGTTGTTTTACGCTGGCCTGCGATTGGCGAGAGCTTGTGGGTCGATGAGCTTCACACGGCCTGGGTCGTTTCCGATGGCATTGCCGATGTTCCCTATCGGGCCGAGATGGGGAACCAGGCTTCGTTTTACTTTCTGATTGTGTGGCTCTGGACGCAGCTAACAGGGCTGCATGAATGGTCGTTGCGATTGCCATCGCTGGTCGGCGGTGTGCTGTGTGCGGGGCTGATCGCGGCGATTGCTCATCGCTGGACGCGCGACGTTTGGGTCGCCGCCGCGGCCGGAATCATTGCGGCGATGGATATCGACTGGATCTTCTTCGCCACCGAGGCCCGCGTCTATGCCCTGGTACAGGTCATGGCCGTGGTGCAGGTTTTACTCGCATGGCAGCTTCTGCAGCACGATCGGCGGAACGACTGGATCTGGCTGGTGGTGGTCACGGTCGCCAGCTTCTATCTGCATTACAGCACCATTCTGTTTTCGTTCTGCCTGGCCGGCATGATCGTGGCACTGGCGGATAATCAGCGGAAACGGCAACATCTGCTCATCGCCGCCGGATGCGCGATGATGCTCATTGTGATTGTCTTGCCGGTGCTGGCCGGAATCTTTCAGCGCCGCGAAAACTGGGCTCAGTTCATCACGGCCACCTCCCGCAACGAATGGACACGCTGGGGAACCGCGCTGGCGGCTTTGGTTCCGTTCGTTCTTTTGACCGCGATGTATGTCCGCCACTGGTCGGCGGAAGCCAGGCGAGCCGTGCTGATCGGCGGGATGGTCTTCGTGCCGATCGCGACGGCGTGGCTCACGACCGCCACAGGCGTGGCGGCCCTCTTCTTTGGCCGCTATTTGATCTCGTCGGAAACGCTCATTCCACTGCTGCTGGTGAGCCTGGCCGCGCTGGTGCCGGCTTCCAAGTGGCGAATGGGGGGGCTCGTTCTTGCCGTGGTCATTGCCTTCGGCCTACGTGCTCCACAGTACCTGGGTCCGATGCGGGGAGAAGACTGGCGAACGATCACCCAGGCCGCTTCGCGCGAACTGGAAAGCAACCCTCAGCCGACCGACGTGCTGATATCGGCGGGGCTGATCGAGACCGATATCCTGGCACGCCCCCCCAAACGATTGATGCTGTTTATGCACGTCTGGGAATCCTACGCGCGGCTGCCGATCGAATCGATCTATGCGTTGCCTGAGCACGAGGGGGATCATTTCGGCCTGACGTACACCAACCCAGGTAAAGCGACCCCGGAGTACCGCCGCGATTCCCAAGCGGATCGGCCGATCGTGTTGATCGTACGCGGCACGCAGCCGGTAGCGGACCAGGTTGTGCAGAACTTTCTGAACTCGATGCCGGATCGCCAGTACGTGGTAACGACCCCGGAAACGCAAACAGCACGCGTGCAATGGCGCGTGCTGCTTCCTCGAGATCAGGCCGCTCAAACCGAGCCATAG
- a CDS encoding ExeA family protein → MYEAYWNLKSRPFENTYSEASYYPSESAQAALLKLRYAVENRRGAAILAGACGLGKSLLARTLLMQLPDTFSPKAHLVFPKLPSDALIPYLLLNLGRSPKDNHIASSPSENVWQLQQFLSENTRAGNHAVIVVDDAHLLSDHASLEMLRLLTNFETDGKLDLTLVLVGQTAIIPAVERFPSLESRIGVKSLMRCFTPDETAAYVTHRLRVAGCAEEIFVPEGLQRLFEITRGNPREINRLCDLALLIGYAEEIRVIDAAQVESIHDELVTVVPE, encoded by the coding sequence ATGTACGAAGCGTACTGGAATCTGAAATCTCGCCCGTTCGAGAACACTTACTCGGAAGCGTCTTACTACCCTTCCGAGTCGGCCCAGGCCGCGCTTCTGAAGCTTCGTTATGCCGTCGAGAATCGCCGCGGTGCGGCCATTTTGGCCGGTGCTTGCGGGCTCGGTAAAAGCCTGCTCGCGCGAACACTGCTGATGCAACTGCCCGATACGTTCTCGCCCAAGGCGCACCTCGTTTTCCCGAAGCTGCCCAGCGATGCGCTCATTCCGTATCTGCTGTTGAACCTCGGCCGCAGTCCGAAAGACAACCACATCGCCAGCAGCCCCAGCGAAAACGTCTGGCAGTTGCAACAGTTTCTGTCCGAAAACACCCGAGCAGGCAACCACGCCGTAATTGTCGTGGACGATGCCCACCTGCTAAGCGATCACGCTTCCCTGGAAATGCTACGGCTTTTGACCAACTTCGAGACCGACGGCAAGCTCGACCTGACGCTGGTTCTTGTCGGGCAAACGGCCATCATTCCGGCGGTCGAACGCTTCCCTTCTTTGGAAAGCCGTATCGGCGTGAAGTCGCTGATGCGCTGCTTCACCCCCGATGAAACGGCCGCCTACGTGACGCATCGCTTGCGAGTTGCCGGCTGTGCCGAAGAGATCTTCGTTCCCGAAGGTTTGCAGCGTCTATTCGAGATCACCCGCGGCAACCCGCGCGAGATCAACCGCCTGTGCGACCTGGCGTTATTGATCGGCTACGCCGAAGAAATCCGCGTCATCGACGCCGCCCAGGTCGAATCAATCCACGACGAATTGGTAACCGTCGTCCCGGAATAA